A DNA window from Rhizobium jaguaris contains the following coding sequences:
- the rho gene encoding transcription termination factor Rho produces the protein MAEMKLQELKNKSPTDLLAFAESLEVENASTMRKQELMFAILKVLASQDVEIIGEGVVEVLQDGFGFLRSANANYLPGPDDIYISPSQIRRFSLKTGDTVEGPIRGPKEGERYFALLKVNTINFDDPEKIRHKVHFDNLTPLYPNERFRMELDVPTSKDLSPRVIDLVAPLGKGQRGLIVAPPRTGKTVLLQNIAHSITANHPDCYLIVLLIDERPEEVTDMQRSVRGEVISSTFDEPAVRHVQVAEMVIEKAKRLVEHGRDVVILLDSITRLGRAYNTVVPSSGKVLTGGVDANALQRPKRFFGAARNIEEGGSLTIIATALIDTGSRMDEVIFEEFKGTGNSEIVLDRKVADKRIFPAMDILKSGTRKEDLLVPRQDLQKIFVLRRILAPMGTTDAIEFLIDKLKQTKNNPDFFDSMNT, from the coding sequence ATGGCTGAAATGAAGCTCCAAGAACTTAAGAACAAGTCCCCGACCGATCTCCTGGCCTTTGCCGAATCGCTCGAGGTCGAAAATGCCAGCACGATGCGCAAACAGGAACTGATGTTTGCCATTCTGAAGGTGCTTGCCAGCCAGGACGTAGAAATTATCGGCGAAGGCGTTGTCGAGGTCCTGCAGGACGGATTCGGCTTTCTGCGCTCGGCCAATGCCAACTATCTGCCGGGCCCGGACGATATCTATATCTCTCCCTCCCAGATCCGCCGCTTTTCGCTGAAGACGGGCGATACGGTCGAGGGGCCGATCCGCGGACCGAAGGAAGGCGAGCGCTATTTTGCGCTGTTGAAGGTTAACACCATCAATTTCGACGATCCGGAAAAGATCCGTCACAAGGTCCACTTCGACAATCTGACGCCGCTTTATCCGAACGAGCGCTTCCGCATGGAGCTCGACGTTCCGACCTCCAAGGACCTGTCGCCGCGCGTCATCGACCTGGTGGCACCGCTCGGCAAAGGCCAGCGCGGTTTGATCGTGGCACCACCACGCACCGGTAAGACGGTACTGTTGCAGAACATCGCCCATTCGATCACCGCCAACCATCCGGATTGCTATCTGATCGTTCTTCTGATCGACGAACGTCCTGAGGAAGTCACGGATATGCAGCGTTCTGTACGCGGCGAAGTCATTTCGTCGACCTTCGACGAACCGGCCGTCCGCCACGTGCAGGTTGCCGAGATGGTCATCGAAAAGGCTAAGCGTCTTGTCGAACATGGCCGTGACGTGGTTATCCTGCTTGATTCGATCACGCGTCTCGGCCGTGCCTACAACACGGTGGTCCCCTCCTCTGGTAAGGTTCTGACCGGCGGTGTCGACGCCAATGCCTTGCAGCGCCCGAAGCGTTTCTTCGGCGCGGCGCGTAACATCGAAGAAGGCGGTTCGCTGACAATCATCGCGACCGCGCTGATCGATACCGGCAGCCGTATGGACGAAGTGATCTTCGAAGAATTCAAGGGCACCGGCAACTCCGAAATCGTTCTGGACCGCAAGGTCGCCGACAAGCGCATCTTCCCGGCAATGGATATTCTGAAGTCCGGCACTCGTAAGGAAGACCTGCTGGTGCCGCGTCAGGATCTCCAGAAGATATTTGTTCTTCGTCGTATCCTTGCCCCGATGGGCACGACGGATGCGATCGAGTTCCTGATCGACAAGCTAAAGCAGACGAAGAATAATCCGGATTTCTTCGACTCGATGAATACGTGA